CCGCCGGCACCCCGGCCGGCCGACGCCCCGGCCGAGGAGTTCAGCGCTCTGCGAGCGTACGCGCACGTCCAGCAGATCGCCGGACGGTCCCACGCCGCCGGCAGCCCGGCGAACGACGCGGTCCGGGCCCACCTGGAAACTGTGCTACGCGAGCTCGGGCTGGAGCCCGAGGTGCAGGACACCATCGCCGAGGAGGCCGGCCAGCTCAGCGGCGCGGCCGGCGGCGCCACCCTGGCCCGGGTCCGCAACCTGGTGACCCGGGTGCCCGGCACCGATCCCACCGGCACGGTGTTCCTGGTCGCGCACTACGACTCGGTGCAGAGCGGGCCGGGCGGTAACGACGACGGTGCCGGGGTGGGCACCATCCTGGAGGTGGCGCGGGCGCTGGCCGACGGTCCCCGCCTCCGCAACGACGTCGTACTGCTGCTCACCGACGCCGAGGAGGCCTGCCTCTGCGGCGCGTCGGCCTTCGCCACCGACCATCCACTCGCCGCCGGCAAGGGCGTGGTGCTCAACCTGGAGGCGCGGGGGCGTACCGGGCCGGTGATCATGTTCGAGACGTCGCCGCAGAACGCGGCGCTCGTCGACGTCTTCGGCCGGGCCGCACCGCACCCGGTGGGCACCTCGTTCGCGGTGGAGGTCTACCGCGCACTGCCCAACGACACCGACTTCACCGCCTTCCTGGACGCCGGCTTCGTCGGGCTCAACTCGGCGTACCTCGACGGTGGGGCGATCTACCACACCCCGCTGGACACCCCGGAATCGATGGACCGGGCCAGCCTCCAGCACCACGGCGAGAACGCGCTGGGCCTGGTACGCGAGTTCGGCCGGATCGAGCTGGACAGCCTGCGCGCCGGGCACGACGCCACCTACTTCCCGCTCCCCGGTGGCCTGGCCCGCTACCCCGGCACCCTGGTGCTGCCGTTGGCGCTGCTGGCGCTGGCCGGTGTGGTCCTGCTCGGCTGGTTGGCGTGGCATCGAGGTCGGGCGAGCGCCGGCCGGCTGGTCGCCGGCTTCGTGCTGACCCTGGTGCCGATCGTGGTGGCGCCGCTCGGCGCGCAGCTGCTCTGGTGGGTGATCACCGCCATCCGGCCGGGCTACGCGGAACTGCTCGACCCGTACCGGCCCACCTGGTACCGGCTGGCCGTGCTGGCGATCGCCGCCGCAGTGCTGTTCGCCTGGTACGCGCTTACCCGCCGGTCGATCGGTCCGGCCGCGCTGGCCATCGGTGGGCTGGGCTGGCTCGCGCTGTTCGGCGTACTGCTGGCGGTTCTGATGCCCGGCGGGGCGTACCTGGCGACCCTGCCGGCGCTGGCCGGCGCGCTGGCCGGGCTGGCGGCGGTGGCCAGCCGCCTCGACGGCCCGGTGCCGGTGATCGCGGTGACCGCCGCCGCCGCGGTGGCGGTGGTCGTGCTGCTGCCGACAGTGGTGCTGCTCTTCCCGGCGCTGGGCATGGCGATGGGCGGCGTCGCGGCGCTCTTCGCGGTACTGCTCGGTCTGGCCGCGCTGCCGGTGGTCGACCTGCTGCACCCGCAGGCCGGCGGCCAACGGGGCATGCTGGCGCTGCGGGCCCGCCGGCTCGGCGTGCTGCCGGCCGGCGCCGCCGCGCTGGCGGTGGTGGTGTGCGCCGGGGTCGGCCTCGCCGTCGACCGGCTGGACGCCGCGCATCCCGCGCCCACCCACCTGATGTACGCGCTGGACACCGACACCGGCCAGGCCCGCTGGCTCAGCCGCGAGTCCGCGCCACAGCCCTGGACCGACGGGTACGTCGACGGGCCGGTCTCCGTCGCCGACGAGTTCCCCGGCATCGGCCCCACCGACCTGCTGGGCGGCCCGGCACCCGCCGCCGACCTACCCGCGCCCCGGCTGGACGTGCTTGCCGACACCACCACGGCCGGCGAGCGCACGCTGCGGCTCCGGCTCACCCCGCAACGCCAGGTACGCCTGGTCACCCTGCACGTCGACACGACCACCGCGACGGTACGCGGCGCTCAGGTGGCCGGCCGGCCGGTGCCGATCGAGGAACGCTCCGGGCGGTGGGGCTTCGGCCTGGTCTTCCACGCCCCGCCACCCGAGGGAGTCGAGATCACGCTGACCGTCGAACCGAAGGCGGAACGGATCGAGCTACGCGCGATGGACGCCAGCGACGGCCTGGCCGACCTGCCCGGCTTCCGCCCTCGCCCACCCGGCGTAGGCATCGCCGGCTCACACACCTCCGAAATGCTCGCCATAGCCCGTACCCACCCCCTCTAACCCCCACCCTCTAACCCCCACCCCCACCCCACCTCCGCGCTTGCCGATCTTGCACTTTCTGTCGCGACAAATGCCTCCCTACCGGGGCATACCAGTGACCAAAAGTGCAAGATCGGCGGGGTTTCGGGGTGGGTTGAGGGTGAGGGTGAGGGTGGGGGTGGGGTGGGGTGGGAGGGGTGGGGTTATTTCCAGCGGAAGTGGACGAAGAGGCGACCGAAGTTCTTGGAGTCCTTCTCGACCCGGTGGTAGAGCTGTTTGACGTCCTTCTGGTCCAGGAAGCGCAGCACGCGCTTCTTGAGCTGGCCGGAGCCCTTGCCGGGGATGATCTCGACGAGGGTGGCCTTCTTCGCCACCGCCTCGTCCATGATCCCGCGCAGCGCCCGGTCGATGTCGTGGCCCTTGTTGAAGATGTCGTGCAGGTCCAGCTTCAGCTTCATGCCATGTCCACCGTCCGGTCGGCTGCCATGCGGCCATGGTAGGCAGGTGAGTCGCCGCCCTCCGAGGACGCCGAAGGGCAGCCCTGTCGGGCTGCCCCTTCGGCTCGTTCCGGGTACGTCGCCAGCCCACCGTCGGCTGGTTCGGCGTCCCGCCTCAGCGACCGCCGCCGACGCGGGTCTCCACCCGACGCAGGGCGGTCGTGTAGTCGTTGTTCGTGGCGTGCATCGCCGCCGCGATGCGCAGGTGACGCAGGGCCTCGTTGTGCCGGTTCAGCCGCTCCAGCGTCCGGCCCAGCACGTGGTGGGCGTAGTGGTCGCTGGGGTTGCGGTCCACCAACTCCCGCAACTGCTCCTCAGCCCGGGTGAGCTGGGCCGACTGGAAGTACGCGCGAGCCAGCAGCTGACGCACGGCGGAGTTGTCGGGCTCGGCCGCGACGATCGGTTCGAGCAGTCGGGCCGCGCTGCTCGGGTCTCCGGACTCGAAGAACAGAGTCGCCCGCCGGTACTCGGCCAGAAGATCCATTCCGTCCACCCCCTCCGTATCGCACCACTCAACCGACGCTGGCACAACACCGGCGGTACCGCGACTGTTCCCGGGCGCTTCTGCGGCCCGACCCGGCTTCCGCCGTGCGGCGGCCCGGCTTCGGTCGTGCGGCGGCCCGGCTTCGGTCGTGCGGCGGCCCGGCTTCGGTCGTGCGGCGGCGGCTCGGCTGTAAGAGAACGGCGGCTCGGCTGCTCGGCTGTTAAGAAGGGGCCCTTCCTCTACCGCAGGCGTTAAGAAGGGGCCCTTCCTTACACGGCGGCGAGGTCCCAGGCGCGGACGCCGCCGACGATGCCGGCGCTGTTGGGGACCACCACGACGTCGTCGCCCATCCGGGCGAGCTGCTCGGGGCGGATCAAGCGGGAGTTGCCGCCACCCAGGTAGAGCCGGTCCCAACGGAACACCGGACGCAGCCCGTCGACCACCTGCCGGATCCGGCGGGACCAGAATGCGTCGCCCAGCCGGCGGCGTTCCGGCTCGCCCACGTACGTGTCGTAGGTGGTGCCCCAGCGGACCGGGGCGTGCGACAGCTCCAGGTGCGGAGCGAGCACGCCACCGTCGAAGAGTGCGCTGCCCAGCCCGGTGCCGAGCGTCAACACCAGTTCGCAGCCGGTGCCCGCGACCACCCCGGCGCCGTGCACTTCGGCATCGTTGAGCACAAGTGTGGGCAGGCCGAACGCGGCGGCGAGAGCACTACGGGCGTCGTAGCCCGACCACTTGGCGAGCAGCCCTGGATCCACCCGGCTGCGGGGACCGGAGCGGGTCACGTAATGCGGGGTGGCGACCACCACGCCGTGCCGGATCATGCCCGGCATCCCGACCGTCACCCGGTCCGCCGCCGGCAACCGGCCACCCAGCTCCAGCAGGGTCTTCACGAACAGCTCCGGCGGCAGGGGGTACGGCGTGGGCACCCGCAGCGGTTGGGCCCGCATGGTGCCCGCCCCGTCCAGGACGGACGCCTTGATCCCGCCGCCCCCGCAGTCGATCGCCAGAGTGGTCTGCACGACGGTGAGTCTGCCTCGTGATCCCTGCGCAGGCACGGCAGGCCACCGCAACCACTCCGACAGGCGCGCCGCCACCGCCGGGAATAACCGGCGGACCGCGAACGCGGCGGCGGGTAGGCTCGCCTGCTTGTGAGCGCCACGTTGATCGCCAAGAACCTTGCCGCGGGGCACGGTGACCGGAGCCTGTTCACCGGGCTGGACCTGGTGGTCGCGCCCGGCGACGTGGTCGGCCTGGTCGGGCCGAACGGGGCGGGCAAGTCGACGCTGCTGCGTACCCTCGCCGGGTTGCTCCCGATCGAGACCGGCAACGTCACGGTGAGCCCGCCCACCGCGAGCATCGGGCACCTGCCGCAGGAGCCGGAGCGGCGTCCCGGCGAGACGATCCGGGCCTTCCTGCACCGGCGGACCGGGGTGGCCGACGCGCAGGCCACCCTGGACGCGGCGACCGAGGCGCTGACCGCCGGGGTGACCGGCGCGGACGACGCCTACTCCGGCGCGTTGGAGAGCTGGCTCGGTCTGGGTGGCGCCGATCTCGACGAGCGGGCCGGGGAGGTGGCCGCCGAGCTGGGCCTCGCCGTCGACCTCGACCAGGAGATGGTCGGGCTCTCCGGCGGCCAGGCCGCCCGCGCCGGGCTGGCCTCCCTGCTGCTCAGCCGGTACGACATCTTCCTGCTCGACGAGCCCACAAACGACCTGGACCTGGCCGGCCTGGATCGGCTCGAACGCTTCGTGACCGGGCTGCGCGCCGGCACCGTACTTGTCAGCCACGACCGCGAGTTCCTGGCCCGCACGGTGACCCGGGTGCTGGAACTGGACCTGCACCAGCAGCAGGTCAACCACTTCGGTGGGGGCTACGGCGCGTATCTGGAGGAGCGGGAGGTGGCCCGCCGCCAGGCACGCGCGGAATTCGAGGAGTACGCCGAGACGAAGGCCGGTCTGGAAGCTCGCGCCCGGACCCAGCGCGGCTGGCTGGAGAAGGGGGTCCGTAACGCCCGCCGCAAGGCGACCGACAACGACAAGATCGGCCGCAAGTTCCGCGCCGAGTCGACCGAGAAGCAGGCCGCCAAGGCCCGCCAGACCGAGCGGCTGATCGAGCGGCTGGAGGTCGTCGAGGAGCCGCGCAAGGAGTGGGAGCTGCGGATGGAGATCGGTGCCGCGCCCCGCGCCGGCGCCGTCGTGGCCACCCTTCGCGACGCCGTGGTACGCCGGGGCGACTTCACCCTCGGGCCGGTCAACTTCCAGCTCGACTGGGCCGATCGGGTGGCGGTGACCGGGGCGAACGGGTCCGGCAAGTCGACCCTGCTGGGTGCCCTGCTCGGCCGGCTGCCACTTGACGCGGGTCAGGCCACGCTCGGCGCTGCGGTGGTGGTCGGCGAGGTGGACCAGGCTCGCGGGCACTTTCTCGGGGACGCGCCGCTGCTCGACGCCTTCCGGGTCGCCGTACCGGACCTGTCGCCCGCGGACGTGCGTACGCTGCTGGCCAAGTTCAACCTGCGCGCCCAGCACGTGCTGCGGCCGGCGGCGACGCTCTCGCCCGGCGAGCGGACCCGGGCCGCGCTGGCGCTGTTGCAGGGGCGCGGGGTGAACCTGCTGGTGCTGGACGAGCCGACAAACCACCTCGACCTGCCGGCCATCGAGCAGCTGGAGTCGGCGCTGGCCAGCTATCCGGGCACGCTGCTGTTGGTGACCCACGACCGGCGGATGCTCGACGCGGTACAGGTCAACCGCCGGCTGCGGGTGGCGGCCGGGCAGATCAGCGAATGTTAATAGGGGGCCCTTCCGCTACCTCAGGCGTTAACAAGGGGCCCTTCCTTGCCCGCATAGCGGGCGCTGATTCGGGTAACGGCGGGGCCGGAGGTGGCCGGTATGGTCGGGTTTGCAACTACTCCGCCCTCCGCCGAGCGGCTGCGGGCGGTGGACGGGTTCCTCGCTGAAGCGTGGACGGACCAGGTTCGACACGACGACCGGCTGCGTCCGCTGGCGGTCGAGGTCAGGTTCGACCGGGGCGTCGCCCACCTGACCGGTGAGGTGGACGAGCCGGCACAGTTGCGACTGGTCCGCGAGCACCTGGGGCGACTGGCGGGCGTCTTCGGCGTCTGGTGCCGGGTGCGGGTCGGCGGGCGCGACCCGGTGGTGATCGATCTCGGCTGTGGTGCCACCAAACAGTGGCCGGGCAACCTCGGGTTGGACATCTTCCCCGCACCGGGGGTGGATGCGGTGGCCGACCTGTCCGGTTCCCTGCCGCTCGCCGACGACTCGGTGGACGTACTGTTCGCGGTGCACATCCTGGAGCACCTGATCGATTTCCTGCCGCTGCTCGACGAGTGCCACCGGGTGCTCCGGCCCGGCGGCGTACTGCACGTGATGAGCCCCTGGTGGGGCCATGTCAACGCGGTCGCCGACCCGACCCATGTCCGGCTGCTGGACGTGCAGACCATCAAGGGCGTCTGCGTGATGCGGCCACCAGGCACGCCACGCTGGTATCCGCTGCACGCCGGCAGCGACGGCGCTTCGATCTTCGCCGACCTCACCCCCCTCGGCCCGGACGACGCCGCCCCCTCCCCCACCCACCTCGCCCGCTTCTTCGCCTGACCCGGTGCAAGGAAGGGCCCCCTGTTAACGCCTAGCGTTGTACAGGGGCCCCTTCTTAACTCCTGGACCCGATGCGTCACTCCTGGACCTGATGCGTCCAGGGGTTTTCGTCTGTTTCAGCACCGGTCATCAATATTTCGTGCTGGTTACACCCAGCGGCTGCGACATTGATCGAGACTGATGGCACTCCGGTGACTCACCGGTAACTTCCCCACCGCTCACCCCTGCGGAGGTACCACCGTGCCCAGACGCCTCGTCACCCTCCTCGCTTCCGGCGTACTCGCGCTGCTCACCGCCCTCGCCGCCGCCGCCCCCGCCGCGGCGGCCGTCACCCCCCAGCAGAAGCTGTCCGTGCTGTCCAGTTGGACCCAGACCAGCGCCAGCAGCTTCAACGCCTGGAACTCGGCCCGGCAGAACCGGGCGCCATGGGCGGAGTACAACTTCGACTGGTCCACCGACTACTGCTCGTCGAGCCCGGACAACCCACTCGGGTTCAGCTTCTCCACCTCCTGCGCCCGGCACGACTTCGGTTACCGCAACTACAAGGCGGTCGGCCAGTTCAGCGCCAACAAGTCCCGTCTGGACAGTGCGTTCTACGAGGACCTGAAGCGGGTCTGCGCCACCTACAACGCCGTCGTCCGGCCGGCGTGCCTCAGCCTGGCCTGGACCTACTACCAGGCAGTCTCCGTCTTCGGCTCGGTCGCCGCCGTTTCGCAGTCCGACATCGACCGGGCCGCCCGGATGAAGGCCGACGCCGAACACCGGGCCCGTTCCTGACCGCTACCCGGCCCGTACGCCCGGCCAGCTCAGCCGGGCGTACGGCCCGTACGCCCGGCCAGCTCAGCCGGGCGTACGGCGCGGCACCCGGCCAGCTCAGCCGGGCGTACGGCGCGGCACCCGGCCAGCTCAGCCGGGCGTACGGCGCGGCACCCGGCCGGCATTTTGGGTCAGGAGTGACCGGAGTGGCGGTCGGCGATGGCGGTCGGCTGGCGCGGCACCGTGCCGCCGGCCCGGCTCGCGAACCGGGCCGAGTCGGCGGCCAGGTCGGGATGCTCGACGCCGAGCGCCAGCGCGACGGCTTCGTCAAGCCCCAACTCGGCGCCCTCGCCGTACGCCTGGTCGAACGCGGCGTCGCCAAGCACCCGGCGCAGCGCCGTCTGCTGCTCGGCCCAATAGCCCTCGTAGATGCCGGAGGCCGAGCGTAGCCCCGCCCGGGTCGCCTGCGCCGCACCGAAGAGCCGAGCTGCGGTCAGCGTCTCGCCCCCGGCGGCACACCGCACCGCGATCGCGTTCAACGTGTCGCAGGCCCGCCCGTGGAAGCCGTGGTTCATCCGCGAACGCAACGCCGCCAGCAGATGCTCGTGCGCCGCAACCAGGTCACCTCGGGCCAGCGCGACCATGCCGAGCAGCATGTCCACCGACCGGCGGCCCCGGTCGACCGGCCGGGCCGCCTCGACCGGCCGGGCCGCCCCGAGCAGTTCCGCCGCCTCGTCCAACGCGCCGCGCCGCCACAGCAGCTCGGCCAGCCGGAGCACGGCGAAGAGCGCCTCGGCCCCGACGCCCTGGGCGTGTGCCCAGTCGATGACCTCCCGGCAGACCCGCTCGGCCTCGGCGACCTGTCCCATGTCGACAAGCGGTGCCGCGCGCCCGGCGAGCACCCGGGCCAGCAGCCCGGCGTCGCCGGCCTGGCGGGCCGCCGCCTCCGCCCGCTGCGAGTACCGCAGCTCCTCGGCGAACTCGCCGTCCGCCCCGGCGTGCAGGGAATGCATGTGGTACGCCGCCGCCAGTTCCCCCTCCGGAATGGCCTCGCCGGTCTCGGCGACCCGGCCGTAGAGCCGGAACAGCCAGAGCCGTCCCTCCCGGGCCAGCCCGCGCTCCCGCCACCATTGGTCCAGCCCGCCGGCCAGCCGCAGGCCGGTGCGGGCGCTACCGCCCGTGGCACACCAGCGCAGGGCGGCGCGCAGCTCACCGGCGAGTGGGTCGAGCGCGTACAGCGAGAGGGTCACCGGTTGCCCGTTCGGGCCGAGGTGCGCCCGTTCCAGGGCATGCTTCGACCACGCCACGTGCCGGTTGCGGGCCGCTCTCTCCTCACCGGCCTCCGCCAGCCGGCGGGCCGCGTACGCCCGGATCGGGTCGAGCATCCGGTAGGTGCAGCCCGCCACGTGCGGCTCTGCCACCACCAGGGACTTGTCCACCAGTACGGAAAGCGGGTCCAGTGGATCGTCACCGAGCAACCACTCCACGGTCGGCAGTTCGACCGGCCCGGCGAAGACCGCCAACCAGCGCAGCAGCCGCGCGGCACGTGGTCCGAGCGTCCGGTACGACCAGGTCACGGTCGCCTGCATGGTCAGGTGCCGCTCGACCGCCGACCGAGCCCCTGCCCGGCTCGCCGGAACCGGTGCGGTGGCCGGAACGCTCGCCGACACCGGGTCGGTGTCCCGCTCGCCGGCCTGCCCCGGATCGACCGGCGGCTCCGGGGCCTCCCGCCCGGCGTCGAGGGTGCCGAGTACGTCGTCGAGGCGTTCGGCGAGTTGCCCGACCGAGAGCACCCGCAGGCGGGCAGCGGCCAACTCGATGGCCAGCGGCAGGCCGTCCAGTCGGCGTACCACCCGGCGCAGGTCCGCCGACTCGGCCGGATCGGGCTCCCGGCCGCCCCGGGCGGCGGTGGTGCGGTCCAGCAGCAGCGCGACCGCGTCGCTCTCCGTGCCGTCGGCTGGCGGGTCGACCGACAGCGGCGGGATCCGCCACACCACCTCACCGGGCAGGGCCAGGGGTTCCCGGGTGGTCGCCAGCACCCGGACACCACCTCCACCGGCGAGCAGCCGGGAGACCACCTCGGCGCAGGCTGCCGGCTGCGCGTCGCAGGTGTCGAGCACGATCAGCATCCGGCGGGCCGCCGCGTACTCCACAAGCGTGTCGACCATCGGGCGGCCCGGCTCGGGCCGTAGCCCGAGCACGGCGGCGATCGCGAAGGCCACCAGCCCGGGGTCGGTGACCGTGGCGATGTCCACGAACCACACACCGTCCGGGTACTGCTCGACCAGGTCGGTGGCGAGTTCGACGGCCAGTCGGGTCTTGCCGCCCCCGCCGGCACCGAGCACGGTGACCAGCCGGTGCCCGGCGACGAGTTGCCGCAACTCGACGCGCTCGGTCTGCCGGCCGACGAACGAGGTGACCTGGATCGGCAGGTTGTGCGCCACCGCGTCGGCGGTACGCGGCCGGGGGAACTGCCGTTCCAGGCCGGGCGCGACGAGTTGGAAGAGTCGTTCCCGGTCATCGAAGCCACGCAACCGGTGCAGACCGAGGTCGAGCAGGGACGCGCCGGCCGGCAACGGTTCGGCGCGCCGTGCCGTCGCGGCGGAGCAGAGCACCTGGCCGCCGTGCGCGGCAGCGGCCACCCGCGCGGCCCGGTGCACCTCGGGGCTGGCGTACTCGCCGTCGCGCGGCTCCGCCCAGCCGGTGTGCAGGCCCATCCGCACCCGAGGTGCCGCCTCCGGGGTGGGCCACTCGTGGTCCGCGAGCGCACGCTGTGCGGACAGGCAGGCGGTCAACGCGGCACCGGCGTCACCGAAGGCCAGGAAGAACGAGTCGCCCTCGGTGAGCAACTCCGCGCCCTCGGTCGCCGCGATCGTCCGGCGCAGGAGGCGCCGGTGTTCCGCGAGCACCGGCCGATAGCCCGGACCGAGCAGTTGCGCCAACCGGGTGGAGCCTTCGATGTCGGTGAAGACGAACGTCACCCAGCCGGTCGGGAGGTGGATCCGTGCCGACATGCGTGGAACCTCCCCCCTGGCCTCAACTTGATACTTCCCGAAACCAGATCGTCACGCATCGTGAAAACGGCCGGTCGAGGCTCCGCCCCAAGGTGCCATCGGGACCGGCGTCCGGGCAAGACACCGCCTCACCCGGCCGACCGCGCCCGGATCACCTCAACAGCCGCACCCACCGCCGCAGCAGCCACCACCGGTGGGTGCCGGCGCGCCACCGCCGACGCTGCCACCACGCCCGGTCACCGCGACCGTGGACAGCAGTTTCACCGTGTCGGCGTGCCCCTGTGGACAGGACGCCGGTTCGCCGGCCCGGGCCATGGGGCGGTTGACCTCGAAAGTGTCGCCGCAGGCGCGGCAACGGAACTCGTACCGGGGCATGGCATCAGGGTACGACCGGACCTGACGCTGGTGGA
This DNA window, taken from Micromonospora sp. FIMYZ51, encodes the following:
- a CDS encoding ABC-F family ATP-binding cassette domain-containing protein: MSATLIAKNLAAGHGDRSLFTGLDLVVAPGDVVGLVGPNGAGKSTLLRTLAGLLPIETGNVTVSPPTASIGHLPQEPERRPGETIRAFLHRRTGVADAQATLDAATEALTAGVTGADDAYSGALESWLGLGGADLDERAGEVAAELGLAVDLDQEMVGLSGGQAARAGLASLLLSRYDIFLLDEPTNDLDLAGLDRLERFVTGLRAGTVLVSHDREFLARTVTRVLELDLHQQQVNHFGGGYGAYLEEREVARRQARAEFEEYAETKAGLEARARTQRGWLEKGVRNARRKATDNDKIGRKFRAESTEKQAAKARQTERLIERLEVVEEPRKEWELRMEIGAAPRAGAVVATLRDAVVRRGDFTLGPVNFQLDWADRVAVTGANGSGKSTLLGALLGRLPLDAGQATLGAAVVVGEVDQARGHFLGDAPLLDAFRVAVPDLSPADVRTLLAKFNLRAQHVLRPAATLSPGERTRAALALLQGRGVNLLVLDEPTNHLDLPAIEQLESALASYPGTLLLVTHDRRMLDAVQVNRRLRVAAGQISEC
- a CDS encoding methyltransferase domain-containing protein, with protein sequence MVGFATTPPSAERLRAVDGFLAEAWTDQVRHDDRLRPLAVEVRFDRGVAHLTGEVDEPAQLRLVREHLGRLAGVFGVWCRVRVGGRDPVVIDLGCGATKQWPGNLGLDIFPAPGVDAVADLSGSLPLADDSVDVLFAVHILEHLIDFLPLLDECHRVLRPGGVLHVMSPWWGHVNAVADPTHVRLLDVQTIKGVCVMRPPGTPRWYPLHAGSDGASIFADLTPLGPDDAAPSPTHLARFFA
- a CDS encoding zinc ribbon domain-containing protein — protein: MPRYEFRCRACGDTFEVNRPMARAGEPASCPQGHADTVKLLSTVAVTGRGGSVGGGAPAPTGGGCCGGGCGC
- a CDS encoding phospholipase; translation: MPRRLVTLLASGVLALLTALAAAAPAAAAVTPQQKLSVLSSWTQTSASSFNAWNSARQNRAPWAEYNFDWSTDYCSSSPDNPLGFSFSTSCARHDFGYRNYKAVGQFSANKSRLDSAFYEDLKRVCATYNAVVRPACLSLAWTYYQAVSVFGSVAAVSQSDIDRAARMKADAEHRARS
- a CDS encoding adenylate/guanylate cyclase domain-containing protein — protein: MSARIHLPTGWVTFVFTDIEGSTRLAQLLGPGYRPVLAEHRRLLRRTIAATEGAELLTEGDSFFLAFGDAGAALTACLSAQRALADHEWPTPEAAPRVRMGLHTGWAEPRDGEYASPEVHRAARVAAAAHGGQVLCSAATARRAEPLPAGASLLDLGLHRLRGFDDRERLFQLVAPGLERQFPRPRTADAVAHNLPIQVTSFVGRQTERVELRQLVAGHRLVTVLGAGGGGKTRLAVELATDLVEQYPDGVWFVDIATVTDPGLVAFAIAAVLGLRPEPGRPMVDTLVEYAAARRMLIVLDTCDAQPAACAEVVSRLLAGGGGVRVLATTREPLALPGEVVWRIPPLSVDPPADGTESDAVALLLDRTTAARGGREPDPAESADLRRVVRRLDGLPLAIELAAARLRVLSVGQLAERLDDVLGTLDAGREAPEPPVDPGQAGERDTDPVSASVPATAPVPASRAGARSAVERHLTMQATVTWSYRTLGPRAARLLRWLAVFAGPVELPTVEWLLGDDPLDPLSVLVDKSLVVAEPHVAGCTYRMLDPIRAYAARRLAEAGEERAARNRHVAWSKHALERAHLGPNGQPVTLSLYALDPLAGELRAALRWCATGGSARTGLRLAGGLDQWWRERGLAREGRLWLFRLYGRVAETGEAIPEGELAAAYHMHSLHAGADGEFAEELRYSQRAEAAARQAGDAGLLARVLAGRAAPLVDMGQVAEAERVCREVIDWAHAQGVGAEALFAVLRLAELLWRRGALDEAAELLGAARPVEAARPVDRGRRSVDMLLGMVALARGDLVAAHEHLLAALRSRMNHGFHGRACDTLNAIAVRCAAGGETLTAARLFGAAQATRAGLRSASGIYEGYWAEQQTALRRVLGDAAFDQAYGEGAELGLDEAVALALGVEHPDLAADSARFASRAGGTVPRQPTAIADRHSGHS
- a CDS encoding Smr/MutS family protein; amino-acid sequence: MKLKLDLHDIFNKGHDIDRALRGIMDEAVAKKATLVEIIPGKGSGQLKKRVLRFLDQKDVKQLYHRVEKDSKNFGRLFVHFRWK
- a CDS encoding M28 family peptidase, with protein sequence MGAPPSPATKRARTPADRALARPRRRPLAALVALAALAAIGAGVLLDLRPPAPRPADAPAEEFSALRAYAHVQQIAGRSHAAGSPANDAVRAHLETVLRELGLEPEVQDTIAEEAGQLSGAAGGATLARVRNLVTRVPGTDPTGTVFLVAHYDSVQSGPGGNDDGAGVGTILEVARALADGPRLRNDVVLLLTDAEEACLCGASAFATDHPLAAGKGVVLNLEARGRTGPVIMFETSPQNAALVDVFGRAAPHPVGTSFAVEVYRALPNDTDFTAFLDAGFVGLNSAYLDGGAIYHTPLDTPESMDRASLQHHGENALGLVREFGRIELDSLRAGHDATYFPLPGGLARYPGTLVLPLALLALAGVVLLGWLAWHRGRASAGRLVAGFVLTLVPIVVAPLGAQLLWWVITAIRPGYAELLDPYRPTWYRLAVLAIAAAVLFAWYALTRRSIGPAALAIGGLGWLALFGVLLAVLMPGGAYLATLPALAGALAGLAAVASRLDGPVPVIAVTAAAAVAVVVLLPTVVLLFPALGMAMGGVAALFAVLLGLAALPVVDLLHPQAGGQRGMLALRARRLGVLPAGAAALAVVVCAGVGLAVDRLDAAHPAPTHLMYALDTDTGQARWLSRESAPQPWTDGYVDGPVSVADEFPGIGPTDLLGGPAPAADLPAPRLDVLADTTTAGERTLRLRLTPQRQVRLVTLHVDTTTATVRGAQVAGRPVPIEERSGRWGFGLVFHAPPPEGVEITLTVEPKAERIELRAMDASDGLADLPGFRPRPPGVGIAGSHTSEMLAIARTHPL
- a CDS encoding tetratricopeptide repeat protein; the encoded protein is MDLLAEYRRATLFFESGDPSSAARLLEPIVAAEPDNSAVRQLLARAYFQSAQLTRAEEQLRELVDRNPSDHYAHHVLGRTLERLNRHNEALRHLRIAAAMHATNNDYTTALRRVETRVGGGR
- a CDS encoding ROK family protein, translating into MQTTLAIDCGGGGIKASVLDGAGTMRAQPLRVPTPYPLPPELFVKTLLELGGRLPAADRVTVGMPGMIRHGVVVATPHYVTRSGPRSRVDPGLLAKWSGYDARSALAAAFGLPTLVLNDAEVHGAGVVAGTGCELVLTLGTGLGSALFDGGVLAPHLELSHAPVRWGTTYDTYVGEPERRRLGDAFWSRRIRQVVDGLRPVFRWDRLYLGGGNSRLIRPEQLARMGDDVVVVPNSAGIVGGVRAWDLAAV